CCACCTTTGGGGGCAGACGGTTCATCAAGCCATGTCTGCGCTGGGGGCAGGAGGCAGCACTGCCTGTATCGGCCCGGCCGGAGAGAATGGCGTCCTTTATGCCAACATCATGATGGGGGAAGGGAATTCAGTCGGCCGAGGCGGCCTCGGGGCAGTGATGGGCAAAAAGCGGCTGAAGGGTATTGTCGTAGAGGGCAGTAAATCTACTGCGGTCTTTGATCAGGCCCGTTTCGACCACGCCCGCCAGGATGTGATGCGCCTTTTTCGAGCTTCTCCGGTCATCTTCGGCGAACTGGGCATTGGTGAATACGGCACTCCGGCCCTCGTGGACCTGATGCGCCAGCGGCGCATGGCTCCAACCGAAAACTTCAGCAAGACCTTTTTTGCCGAATCGGGGAACTATTCAGGACCTGCCATCCGCAAAGCTTGTGCCGCAAAAAAGGACGGCTGCTATGGCTGCCCTATCCAGTGCAAGAAGAGCACTCCGAACGGGGAGCATCTTCCCGAGTACGAAACGGTTTCCCATTTTGGCGGTCTAAATGGCATTGCCGATCTCCACGCCATCGTCAAGGCAAATACCCTCTGCAACGAGCTGGGTCTGGATACCATAACCGCTGCTGCCACCCTGTCTGCATGGGGAGAGATTCGTGGCAGGTTCCCCATAGCAGAGGAAATTCCCCAGCTTCTCCAAGACATTGCCTGCCGATGCCATGACGGGGAACTCCTTTCCTTAGGCTCGCGCCGGGTGGCAGAAGCACTGGGCCGGCCGGAGTTGTCCATGTCGGTCAAGTCCCTGGAACTGCCGGCCTATGACCCCCGCGGTGCCTACGGCATGGCGCTTGCCTACTGCACCAGCAATCGCGGGGGCTGCCATCTGCGCGCCTATCCCATCTCCCACGAAATTCTGAGGAAGCCGGTCCCCACCGACCGCTTCTCCTTCTCGGGCAAGGCACGGATCATCAAGATCGCCGAAGATACCAATGCTGCTGTCGATTCCCTGGTTGCCTGCAAGTTCTCCTTTTTCGGCGCCACCCTGGAAGAATACGCAGAGTTTGTGACCGCCACAACCGGCGTTGAATATACGCCCCAGTCACTGAAGGAAACAGGGGAGCGCATCTATTTGACCGAACGATTCTATAACTGCGCCAACGGCTTTACCGCAGTGGATGATTTCCTTCCGGACCGGTTCTACAGTGAGCCCGGCTCCAGTGGTGATGGAATCGACATTCATCCGATCGACCGGGACCGTT
This region of Geotalea daltonii FRC-32 genomic DNA includes:
- a CDS encoding aldehyde ferredoxin oxidoreductase family protein, whose amino-acid sequence is MFGWTGKILKVDLTSGRCWREDISLELLHSYLGGRGLGVRLMRDHFHLDPFDPQMPLIFAVGPLCGTSAPTAARLAVVSRSPLTGTIYDCSAGGRFAWRFKAAGIDALFITGQSSQPVVLSIADEKVELRAADHLWGQTVHQAMSALGAGGSTACIGPAGENGVLYANIMMGEGNSVGRGGLGAVMGKKRLKGIVVEGSKSTAVFDQARFDHARQDVMRLFRASPVIFGELGIGEYGTPALVDLMRQRRMAPTENFSKTFFAESGNYSGPAIRKACAAKKDGCYGCPIQCKKSTPNGEHLPEYETVSHFGGLNGIADLHAIVKANTLCNELGLDTITAAATLSAWGEIRGRFPIAEEIPQLLQDIACRCHDGELLSLGSRRVAEALGRPELSMSVKSLELPAYDPRGAYGMALAYCTSNRGGCHLRAYPISHEILRKPVPTDRFSFSGKARIIKIAEDTNAAVDSLVACKFSFFGATLEEYAEFVTATTGVEYTPQSLKETGERIYLTERFYNCANGFTAVDDFLPDRFYSEPGSSGDGIDIHPIDRDRFHGEMQKYYRIRGLTEDGTFADSNFLERLP